A genomic region of Calditrichota bacterium contains the following coding sequences:
- the rpsG gene encoding 30S ribosomal protein S7, which yields MSRRKRAAHRPVPPDPRFGDVIVTKFINNIMKEGKKSTAERIFYDALEIVAKRTKQNGLEVFRKAMENARPPLEVKSRRVGGSTYQVPVEVRHDRQLALAMRWILQYARSRSETTMAANLASELIAAANGEGSTIKKREDTLKMAEANRAFAHFRW from the coding sequence ATGTCCCGACGCAAACGCGCAGCCCATCGCCCCGTCCCGCCCGATCCGCGGTTCGGCGATGTGATTGTTACGAAGTTCATCAATAACATTATGAAAGAGGGCAAGAAGAGCACCGCCGAGCGGATCTTCTACGATGCTCTCGAGATCGTAGCCAAGCGGACCAAGCAGAATGGCCTTGAGGTCTTCCGCAAGGCGATGGAAAACGCGCGTCCGCCGCTCGAGGTTAAGTCGCGGCGGGTTGGCGGTTCGACCTATCAGGTGCCCGTCGAGGTGCGTCACGACCGGCAGTTGGCATTGGCGATGCGCTGGATACTGCAGTATGCCCGGTCGCGCAGTGAGACGACGATGGCCGCGAATCTGGCATCGGAACTCATCGCCGCAGCCAATGGCGAAGGCTCGACGATCAAGAAACGGGAAGATACCCTCAAGATGGCTGAGGCCAACCGGGCCTTCGCGCATTTCAGGTGGTAG
- a CDS encoding NYN domain-containing protein, with protein sequence MSDKVHIFWDNTNIFLTAVDTAGEMEPGLSRYAVRVHFNNLFQLVSRGREVLTKELAGSVPPQAASLWEYAERMGFKTTLLQRVENGFGILREQTVDEMLHLRIANTILARPNPETLVLLSGDGRVSKTGTSFPGQLRFALQRDWKVEVYSWRGGYNSRAFGELKSDFPKLVKVEMLDDYYYSLTFIKAGRYWSITQLGEQVELNIPDRAAKPLNIIGN encoded by the coding sequence ATGTCCGACAAAGTTCACATATTTTGGGATAACACCAATATCTTTCTGACAGCTGTGGATACTGCAGGGGAGATGGAGCCTGGTCTCTCGCGATATGCGGTCCGAGTTCACTTCAACAATCTCTTTCAATTGGTATCACGCGGTCGGGAGGTGTTAACGAAAGAACTTGCCGGTTCGGTTCCACCGCAAGCCGCTTCTTTATGGGAATATGCTGAAAGGATGGGCTTCAAAACGACCTTGCTCCAAAGAGTGGAGAATGGGTTCGGTATCCTTCGCGAGCAAACCGTCGATGAAATGCTCCATCTGCGAATTGCCAATACTATTTTGGCCAGGCCCAATCCAGAAACTCTTGTGCTGCTGTCAGGAGACGGACGTGTAAGCAAGACGGGAACAAGTTTTCCCGGTCAATTGCGGTTTGCCCTTCAGCGCGATTGGAAGGTGGAAGTATATAGTTGGCGCGGAGGTTATAATTCCCGTGCATTTGGCGAACTCAAGTCGGATTTTCCAAAACTGGTAAAGGTCGAGATGTTGGACGATTATTATTATTCACTTACGTTCATCAAGGCGGGCCGATACTGGAGTATTACTCAATTAGGCGAGCAAGTTGAACTGAACATTCCGGATCGTGCCGCGAAACCTCTTAATATTATCGGGAACTGA
- the tuf gene encoding elongation factor Tu, giving the protein MAKEKFVRDKPHVNIGTIGHVDHGKTTLTSAITKVLAAKGWAQERSFDSIDNAPEERARGVTINTAHIEYQTANRHYAHVDCPGHADYIKNMVTGAAQMDGAIVVVGADDGPMPQTREHILLARQVGVPYLVVFMNKCDLVDDPELLDLVELEMRELLKQYQFPGDDIPVIRGSGLQAMNFPGDRVHNQCILDLMSAVDSYIPTPQRAVDKPFLMPVEDVFSITGRGTVATGRIERGIIHVGDEVELVGFGSSKKSVVTGVEMFRKLLDEGQAGDNVGLLLRGIDKDEVERGMVISAPASITPHTKFEGKVYVLSKEEGGRHTPFFQGYRPQFYFRTTDVTGAVELPQGREMVMPGDNVEIKVDLISPIALEEQVRFAIREGGRTVGAGMVTKVTA; this is encoded by the coding sequence ATGGCCAAAGAGAAATTTGTTCGGGACAAGCCGCACGTCAACATCGGGACGATCGGCCACGTCGATCACGGCAAGACGACGCTTACGTCGGCGATCACCAAGGTTCTTGCCGCCAAGGGCTGGGCTCAGGAGCGTTCGTTCGACTCGATCGACAACGCGCCTGAGGAGCGGGCACGCGGGGTCACCATCAACACCGCCCACATTGAGTATCAGACCGCGAACCGTCACTATGCTCACGTGGACTGTCCGGGTCACGCCGACTACATCAAGAATATGGTGACGGGCGCGGCACAGATGGACGGAGCGATCGTGGTGGTGGGTGCGGACGATGGTCCGATGCCTCAGACTCGGGAGCACATTCTGTTGGCTCGTCAGGTGGGGGTTCCCTACCTGGTGGTGTTCATGAACAAGTGCGACCTGGTGGACGATCCGGAACTCTTGGATCTGGTGGAGTTGGAGATGCGGGAGTTGCTGAAGCAGTATCAGTTTCCGGGTGACGACATACCGGTGATTCGGGGCTCGGGGCTTCAGGCGATGAACTTTCCTGGGGATCGGGTTCACAACCAGTGCATCCTGGACCTGATGTCGGCGGTTGACAGTTACATCCCGACGCCACAGCGGGCGGTTGACAAGCCGTTTTTGATGCCGGTAGAGGATGTCTTTTCGATTACCGGTCGGGGGACGGTGGCGACGGGCCGCATCGAGCGGGGTATAATCCACGTGGGTGACGAGGTGGAATTGGTGGGCTTTGGATCGTCGAAGAAGTCGGTTGTGACGGGTGTTGAGATGTTCCGGAAGTTGCTTGACGAGGGACAGGCGGGGGACAATGTGGGGCTGTTGCTTCGTGGCATCGACAAGGACGAGGTTGAGCGGGGGATGGTGATATCGGCACCGGCATCGATCACCCCGCACACGAAGTTCGAGGGGAAGGTCTATGTTCTCTCGAAGGAGGAGGGCGGCCGTCACACGCCGTTTTTCCAGGGTTATCGTCCGCAGTTCTATTTTCGGACGACGGACGTAACGGGCGCGGTGGAGTTGCCTCAGGGTCGTGAGATGGTGATGCCGGGCGACAACGTAGAGATCAAGGTGGACTTGATTTCGCCGATTGCGCTTGAGGAGCAGGTTCGTTTTGCGATCCGCGAGGGCGGCCGCACGGTCGGCGCCGGCATGGTCACCAAGGTGACCGCGTAG
- a CDS encoding aspartyl protease, with translation MGIVYVRGTVIGPKGSRNVRFLVDSGASYSLLPEPVWTKIGLAPKREMQFEFADGSIVTRNVSQCQFQILEEDVYSPVILGERDDEALLGVITLEVMGLVLNPFKRKLQPLRLMLASAKEVEIKSPKEV, from the coding sequence GTGGGAATCGTCTATGTAAGGGGAACCGTGATTGGTCCAAAGGGATCGCGTAATGTGCGCTTTCTGGTGGACAGCGGTGCGAGTTACAGCCTCTTGCCAGAACCTGTTTGGACCAAGATTGGGCTTGCACCTAAGCGAGAGATGCAGTTCGAATTTGCCGACGGGTCGATAGTGACCCGAAATGTGTCGCAATGCCAATTTCAAATCCTTGAAGAAGACGTCTATTCTCCCGTTATACTCGGCGAACGGGACGATGAGGCATTGCTGGGAGTAATTACCCTTGAGGTCATGGGATTGGTGCTCAATCCTTTCAAGAGGAAGTTGCAACCCCTGCGCCTGATGCTGGCAAGCGCCAAGGAAGTAGAAATCAAGAGTCCCAAGGAAGTTTAA
- the fusA gene encoding elongation factor G gives MNGQNGNGKVALSQIRNIGIMAHIDAGKTTTTERILYYTGRTYKVGEVHEGTAVMDWMDQERERGITITSASTTCPWKDHQINIIDTPGHVDFTAEVERSLRVLDGAVAIFCAVGGVEPQSETVWRQADRYGVPRIAYVNKMDRSGADFYRVIDMMKERLGARPIPVQIPIGQGELFTGMIDLVRMKAISFRDESLGVHWEEGEIPADMIADARHWREQLLEAVSDFDDSLMAKFLEDEVIDEHEIKAALRKATIACTGVPVLCGSSFRYKGVQRLLDAVLDYLPSPLDMKPVEGHNPDTEKAELRTADPTAPFAALAFKIVTDPYMGRLTYFRVYSGRVASGDQVLNATNGRKERFNRIVRMFANKRDDIEGVEAGDIVAAIGLRDTRTGDTLCDIKHSILLERMSFPEPVISVAVEPQSQAEQEKLADALSKLSDEDPTFRVRTDPESGQTLISGMGELHLEVLVERMRREFNVKVQQGRPHVAYRETITRSATAEGRYIRQTGGHGQYGHVKLTVEPGEPGAGYQFESKIIGGTIPREYIEPVNRGCRDALESGPLAGYPVIDVKVTLLDGSYHEVDSSEMAFKIAGSMAVQEAVRQAGVVLLEPFMKLEVISPAVYLGDVVGDLNSRRARIMGIDVRSDAQVVSAEVPLATMFGYATSLRSLTQGRALFTMEFLRYEATPKSVQEEILDRVNGK, from the coding sequence ATGAACGGCCAGAACGGCAACGGCAAGGTCGCCCTTAGCCAGATCCGCAACATCGGCATCATGGCTCACATCGACGCCGGCAAGACCACCACCACCGAGCGGATCCTCTACTACACCGGCCGCACTTATAAGGTAGGCGAAGTCCACGAAGGCACGGCGGTGATGGACTGGATGGATCAGGAACGCGAGCGCGGCATTACCATCACCAGCGCCTCGACGACCTGTCCCTGGAAAGACCACCAGATCAACATCATCGACACGCCGGGACACGTCGATTTCACGGCCGAAGTAGAGCGCTCGCTGAGGGTGCTCGACGGCGCCGTCGCGATCTTCTGCGCAGTCGGCGGTGTCGAGCCTCAATCTGAGACTGTCTGGCGTCAAGCCGACCGTTATGGTGTGCCGCGCATTGCTTACGTCAACAAGATGGACCGCTCCGGTGCAGATTTTTACCGCGTAATCGACATGATGAAGGAGAGGCTCGGCGCTCGACCTATTCCGGTGCAAATTCCGATTGGGCAGGGCGAACTTTTTACCGGGATGATCGATCTCGTCCGAATGAAGGCGATTTCGTTTCGCGATGAGAGCCTCGGTGTCCATTGGGAAGAGGGCGAAATCCCCGCCGACATGATCGCCGACGCCCGGCATTGGCGCGAGCAGTTGCTTGAGGCTGTCAGCGATTTCGACGATTCCTTGATGGCCAAGTTCCTTGAAGATGAAGTCATCGACGAGCATGAGATCAAAGCCGCTCTGCGCAAAGCAACAATAGCCTGTACCGGCGTTCCGGTGCTTTGCGGGTCGTCGTTTCGCTACAAAGGCGTGCAGCGGCTGCTCGACGCGGTGCTCGACTATCTTCCGAGCCCCCTCGATATGAAGCCAGTGGAGGGCCATAACCCCGATACCGAAAAGGCCGAATTGCGCACCGCCGACCCCACGGCGCCATTTGCCGCCCTCGCCTTCAAGATCGTAACCGACCCCTATATGGGGCGGCTCACTTACTTCCGGGTTTATTCGGGGCGGGTTGCTTCCGGCGATCAGGTACTTAACGCCACTAACGGCCGCAAGGAGCGCTTCAACCGCATCGTCAGGATGTTCGCCAACAAGCGCGATGATATCGAAGGCGTTGAGGCCGGCGACATCGTAGCCGCCATCGGCCTTCGCGACACCCGCACCGGCGACACCCTATGTGATATCAAGCATTCGATCCTGCTCGAGCGAATGAGCTTCCCTGAGCCGGTCATATCGGTCGCGGTCGAGCCGCAGTCGCAAGCCGAACAAGAGAAACTGGCCGACGCTCTCTCGAAATTGTCGGACGAAGACCCGACCTTCCGCGTTCGCACCGATCCTGAATCGGGGCAAACCCTCATCAGCGGGATGGGGGAACTTCACCTCGAGGTTCTCGTCGAGCGGATGCGGCGGGAGTTCAATGTCAAGGTTCAGCAAGGTCGCCCGCACGTTGCCTATCGCGAGACTATCACGCGCAGCGCCACAGCGGAAGGGCGTTACATTCGTCAGACCGGCGGTCACGGGCAGTATGGACACGTCAAACTGACCGTCGAACCGGGCGAGCCGGGAGCCGGGTACCAGTTTGAGTCTAAGATCATCGGTGGAACCATTCCCCGCGAATACATCGAGCCGGTCAACCGCGGTTGCCGCGATGCACTCGAGAGCGGCCCCCTCGCAGGTTACCCGGTCATTGACGTCAAGGTAACCCTGCTCGACGGATCTTACCATGAAGTTGATTCTTCCGAAATGGCATTCAAGATTGCCGGCTCGATGGCGGTGCAGGAGGCCGTGCGTCAGGCAGGAGTGGTGTTACTTGAGCCGTTCATGAAACTCGAGGTAATCTCCCCGGCGGTCTATCTCGGCGACGTCGTCGGCGACCTCAACAGCCGCCGCGCCCGCATCATGGGAATCGATGTCCGGAGCGACGCCCAGGTCGTATCGGCCGAAGTGCCGCTGGCGACGATGTTCGGCTACGCCACCAGTCTGCGCAGCCTCACCCAGGGTCGGGCGCTCTTCACGATGGAGTTCCTCCGCTACGAAGCGACGCCAAAGTCGGTCCAGGAGGAGATCCTCGATCGGGTGAACGGGAAGTAG
- the rpmG gene encoding 50S ribosomal protein L33, protein MPRDIIILACNECKRRNYTNTKNKRKQSGRVEYKKFCPHCNQRTTHRETR, encoded by the coding sequence ATGCCTCGTGACATCATCATTCTGGCCTGCAATGAATGTAAGCGCCGGAACTACACCAACACCAAGAACAAGCGCAAGCAGTCGGGACGCGTCGAGTACAAGAAGTTCTGCCCCCACTGCAACCAGCGCACCACTCATCGGGAGACGCGGTGA
- a CDS encoding type II toxin-antitoxin system RelE/ParE family toxin, translating into MKRVRWTERSFRDLESIFDYIARDSPHHARLTIRAIRLVARSAAESPMLGRVVPEFGEPLIRERFHRQYRIIYRVIEGGIEVDAVLHGARLLV; encoded by the coding sequence GTGAAGCGAGTGCGCTGGACGGAGCGGTCGTTTCGGGATTTGGAAAGCATTTTCGATTACATCGCTCGAGATTCGCCGCACCATGCCCGCCTGACCATTCGCGCTATCCGCTTGGTTGCCCGATCAGCGGCCGAGAGTCCAATGTTGGGACGAGTTGTTCCCGAGTTTGGTGAACCGCTTATCCGCGAGCGGTTCCATCGACAATACCGAATCATCTATCGCGTGATTGAGGGTGGGATTGAGGTAGATGCCGTGCTACACGGCGCGCGTCTTCTCGTTTAG